The genomic window CGGCATCGCCACGATTTGGGATGCGGACGTGCTGATATGGGCTGCCTCGCAGATCGTGGAGGCAAAGGACGCGGGCTTGCGCCCGTCGCGGCTGATGCGCGCGACGCCCTACGAGATCCTGCGCTTCATCGGGCGCGGCAAGTCGCTGCGCGACTACCAGCGCCTCAAGGCCGCGCTCGACCGGCTGCAATCGACCACGGTGGCCACGTCCATCCGCGAGACGACCGGGCGGCGCCTGCATCGCTTCTCGTGGATCAACGAATGGAAGGAGCTGGCCGATGCCAGCGGCACGCCGCTGGGCATCGAACTGATCCTGCCGGACTGGTTCTACGCCGGCGTGCTCGACGCTGCCCTGGTGCTGACCATCGACCCGGCGTATTTCCGGCTCACCGGCGGCATCGAGCGGTGGCTGTACCGCCTGGTGCGCAAGCACGGCGGCAAGCAGGCATACGGCTGGCAGTTCGACTTTCGCTATCTGCACCAGAAGTCCGGCAGCACCGCGAAGCCCTACGACTTCGCCTGCGATCTGCGTGCGCTCGTCGCGCGGCAGTCGCTGCCCGGTTACGTCCTGGGCA from Stenotrophomonas sp. 704A1 includes these protein-coding regions:
- a CDS encoding replication initiator protein A → MSSSALPSRQRPLQEREQLDLFRALPGDMAPRDSQDLMAYPFFSLGKSKRVKPIDFRAGNVTIRVEGTQEHGIATIWDADVLIWAASQIVEAKDAGLRPSRLMRATPYEILRFIGRGKSLRDYQRLKAALDRLQSTTVATSIRETTGRRLHRFSWINEWKELADASGTPLGIELILPDWFYAGVLDAALVLTIDPAYFRLTGGIERWLYRLVRKHGGKQAYGWQFDFRYLHQKSGSTAKPYDFACDLRALVARQSLPGYVLGIERMPDNGMELLTFRPVPQTARG